The Haladaptatus cibarius D43 genome window below encodes:
- a CDS encoding HAH_0734 family protein, translating to MKRLIIHGNPGIRKNAIIEYDDEEQVAFSVTRQGDWHGPDEPQLWCVIGTEDEREDFERRNYVPHWLDTEAIDADSVEIVKHADELAV from the coding sequence ATGAAGCGGCTCATCATCCACGGGAACCCCGGCATTCGCAAGAACGCCATCATCGAATACGACGACGAAGAGCAGGTCGCCTTTTCGGTCACCCGACAGGGCGACTGGCACGGCCCGGACGAACCCCAACTCTGGTGCGTCATCGGAACGGAGGACGAGCGCGAAGATTTCGAGCGGCGAAACTACGTTCCCCATTGGCTCGACACGGAAGCCATCGACGCCGACTCGGTCGAAATCGTCAAGCACGCCGACGAACTCGCAGTCTAA
- a CDS encoding DUF2071 domain-containing protein yields MAIYSHAPDSPRRHRPTDFGQLSRRTGHRGGRTPDPFRPQTVDGYAVGGICLIRLRNERPNRVPACFGTASENAAHRIAVEWNDDGERKTGVYVPRRDTNSRFNTLLGGTLFAGDYHEARFDVDETAGQRESTGQSESVDRYDVRMVSDDKSVRVDVTGEPTDSLPTDSVFDSVAESSAFFEQGSLGYSPSDATEDEYEGIELHTFEWEVSPLAVDSVTSSYFEEFPDEAVAFDHALLMEDIDHEWRERDSICTSSAT; encoded by the coding sequence TTGGCAATTTATTCACATGCTCCCGACAGTCCGCGGCGTCATCGACCGACGGATTTTGGTCAACTATCGCGTCGAACCGGACATCGTGGCGGACGTACTCCCGACCCATTCCGCCCGCAAACCGTCGATGGATATGCCGTCGGCGGCATCTGCCTGATTCGACTGCGAAACGAGCGCCCCAATCGGGTTCCGGCGTGTTTCGGCACCGCGTCGGAAAACGCCGCACACCGAATCGCGGTCGAGTGGAACGACGACGGCGAGCGCAAGACGGGTGTGTACGTCCCTCGCCGGGATACGAACTCCCGATTCAACACGCTCCTCGGCGGAACGTTGTTCGCGGGCGACTACCATGAAGCACGGTTCGATGTAGACGAAACTGCGGGACAGAGAGAAAGTACGGGACAGAGCGAAAGCGTAGACCGATACGACGTTCGAATGGTGAGCGACGACAAAAGCGTCCGCGTCGACGTCACGGGTGAACCAACTGATTCGCTTCCGACCGATTCGGTGTTCGATTCGGTCGCCGAATCGTCCGCGTTCTTCGAACAGGGGTCGCTCGGCTACTCGCCGAGCGACGCCACCGAGGACGAATACGAGGGTATCGAACTGCACACGTTTGAGTGGGAAGTGTCGCCACTGGCAGTCGATTCGGTGACGTCGAGTTACTTCGAGGAGTTCCCGGACGAGGCCGTGGCGTTCGACCACGCGCTGTTGATGGAAGACATCGACCACGAGTGGCGCGAACGCGATTCGATTTGCACCTCGTCCGCGACGTGA
- a CDS encoding thiolase domain-containing protein: MTGVRIAGVGLTHFGKHPERTGRDLFAEASERAFADSGVSHDDIESLYYGNFMGELAEHQGHQGPLMAEAAGIRAPATRYESACASSGVAIRQAVKDVRNGEADAILVGGAERMNNLGTAGTTEALAIAADDLYEVRAGITFPGAYALMARAYFEQYGGSKEDLAHIAVKNHDHALPNDHAQFQKEISVEQALDAPMIAEPLGLFDACPITDGASAAVLVSDEYAEEHGLDAPVSITGTGQGGDRMALQGRKHLARSPAAEEAAEEAYAEAGIDAGDVDVAEVHDCFTIAEVLALEALDFYAPGEGIGAARRGETTRDGDCPVNLSGGLKAKGHPVGATGTSQLVEMTRILRGDHPNSDAVPDAKTGVAHNAGGTVASATVHVLEVNE; encoded by the coding sequence ATGACAGGTGTTCGGATTGCGGGAGTCGGGTTGACTCATTTCGGGAAGCATCCCGAGCGAACGGGGAGAGATCTCTTCGCCGAAGCGAGCGAGCGCGCGTTCGCGGACAGCGGCGTCTCCCACGACGACATCGAATCACTCTACTACGGCAATTTTATGGGTGAACTGGCCGAGCATCAGGGCCACCAAGGGCCGCTAATGGCCGAGGCAGCGGGGATTCGTGCACCTGCCACGCGCTACGAAAGTGCGTGTGCATCCAGCGGGGTTGCGATTCGGCAGGCCGTGAAAGACGTTCGAAACGGCGAAGCAGACGCCATCCTCGTCGGCGGGGCGGAGCGGATGAACAACCTCGGAACCGCGGGAACGACGGAAGCACTCGCCATCGCGGCGGACGACCTCTACGAGGTTCGGGCCGGAATCACGTTCCCCGGTGCCTACGCGCTGATGGCCCGCGCCTACTTCGAGCAGTACGGTGGTTCCAAGGAGGATTTGGCCCACATCGCGGTCAAAAACCACGACCACGCGCTGCCGAACGACCACGCCCAGTTCCAGAAGGAAATCAGCGTCGAACAGGCGCTCGACGCGCCGATGATTGCGGAACCGCTCGGCCTGTTCGACGCCTGTCCGATTACGGACGGTGCGTCCGCGGCCGTCCTCGTCAGCGACGAATACGCCGAAGAACACGGCCTCGACGCACCGGTTTCTATCACGGGAACCGGACAGGGCGGCGACCGAATGGCGCTCCAAGGGAGGAAACACCTTGCGCGCTCGCCCGCCGCGGAAGAGGCCGCAGAGGAAGCCTACGCCGAGGCGGGCATCGACGCGGGCGACGTTGACGTGGCCGAAGTTCACGACTGTTTCACCATCGCAGAAGTACTCGCGCTCGAAGCGCTCGACTTCTACGCCCCCGGCGAGGGAATCGGCGCGGCCCGACGCGGCGAAACGACCCGCGACGGCGACTGTCCGGTCAACCTCTCCGGCGGCCTGAAGGCGAAGGGTCACCCGGTCGGTGCGACCGGAACGAGCCAACTGGTCGAGATGACGCGAATCCTGCGCGGCGACCACCCGAACAGCGATGCCGTGCCGGACGCGAAAACCGGCGTGGCGCACAACGCGGGTGGAACGGTTGCCAGTGCGACCGTTCACGTCTTGGAGGTGAATGAGTGA
- a CDS encoding Zn-ribbon domain-containing OB-fold protein has translation MSDHGNTGYDEWLDAIAEGNAYYLECGNGHGSLPPRRICPECGEGDLEEIPLPETGTVETYTVVHVPAPSFADDAPYTTAVVDFGPVRLTGVTEDGVEVGTDVSAKISESETTGDRLLRFERR, from the coding sequence ATGAGCGACCACGGAAATACGGGCTACGACGAATGGCTGGACGCGATTGCCGAAGGGAACGCCTACTACCTCGAATGCGGAAACGGCCACGGGTCGCTCCCACCGCGCCGAATCTGTCCCGAGTGCGGAGAGGGTGACCTCGAAGAAATCCCGCTTCCGGAAACCGGAACCGTCGAAACCTACACTGTGGTTCACGTTCCGGCACCGTCGTTCGCGGACGACGCGCCGTACACCACCGCAGTCGTGGATTTCGGCCCGGTTCGACTGACCGGCGTGACAGAGGACGGCGTGGAAGTCGGGACGGACGTTTCGGCGAAAATCAGTGAATCGGAGACGACCGGCGACCGACTACTGCGGTTCGAGCGGCGCTAG
- a CDS encoding alpha/beta fold hydrolase, which produces MKLSRLAAGAAGGIGLAAFVNKTLSQRAEPLEPPLEGYQGTYRWKGFDITYTEAGDPDNPDVLLLHGLHAAATNKEFEQIFQQLATQYHVIAPDLPGFGRSSRPPVDYSASLYISFVTDFAKDMTDDGICLASSISGSYATIVQNETDTFSRLELICPTANTGPQRGWLRMLLRSPLVGTALFNALASKRSIRRFNERDGYFSEASYTEKDVEFEWQTAHQPGARFAPASFVSGHLNPDADLGEELAQVDVPVSLVWGRDAKVTPLDYGEQLADEGDTRLIVFDEARLLPHVEHPGPFLDVLFDELAPLEPQ; this is translated from the coding sequence GTCAACAAGACGCTATCACAGCGCGCCGAACCACTGGAACCGCCGTTGGAGGGCTATCAGGGAACCTATCGCTGGAAGGGATTCGACATCACCTATACCGAGGCGGGCGACCCGGACAACCCGGATGTACTGCTCCTGCACGGTCTGCACGCCGCCGCGACGAACAAGGAGTTCGAACAGATTTTCCAGCAACTCGCCACGCAGTACCACGTCATCGCGCCCGATTTGCCGGGATTCGGTCGTTCCTCGCGCCCGCCGGTAGATTACTCGGCATCGCTTTACATCTCGTTCGTCACCGATTTCGCAAAAGACATGACCGACGACGGAATCTGTCTCGCGTCATCGATTTCGGGTTCCTACGCGACTATCGTCCAGAACGAGACGGACACGTTCTCGCGGTTGGAACTCATCTGCCCCACCGCTAACACCGGGCCGCAGCGAGGGTGGCTCCGGATGCTCCTGCGCTCGCCGCTGGTCGGCACCGCGCTGTTCAACGCCCTCGCCAGCAAGCGGTCGATTCGCCGGTTCAACGAGCGCGACGGCTACTTCAGCGAAGCGTCGTACACCGAGAAAGACGTGGAGTTCGAGTGGCAGACCGCCCACCAACCCGGTGCGAGATTTGCGCCCGCGTCGTTCGTGTCAGGGCATCTGAATCCCGACGCCGACCTCGGCGAGGAACTCGCGCAGGTAGATGTTCCGGTATCGTTGGTCTGGGGTCGAGACGCGAAAGTCACGCCGCTCGACTACGGCGAACAACTCGCGGATGAAGGAGATACGCGCCTCATCGTCTTCGACGAGGCGCGACTGCTTCCGCACGTCGAACATCCCGGCCCGTTCTTGGACGTGCTGTTCGACGAACTAGCGCCGCTCGAACCGCAGTAG